From a region of the Synechococcus sp. PCC 7335 genome:
- a CDS encoding tyrosine-type recombinase/integrase produces MGWCVRKGFDTGSGEPLFRSLSRNGYGKWLGYWGIYEMVKDLGAIAESTENVHPHRLRHTFGTQLVMNDMSPDYVRKLMRIKSPVTSERYTKRALEKKAKDTFNDLIEPSESGSGLF; encoded by the coding sequence CTGGGTTGGTGCGTACGCAAAGGGTTTGATACTGGCTCAGGTGAGCCACTCTTTAGAAGCCTATCGAGGAACGGCTATGGGAAGTGGCTGGGCTACTGGGGCATCTACGAGATGGTGAAGGATTTGGGAGCGATTGCTGAGTCAACTGAGAACGTACATCCGCATCGATTGCGTCATACGTTTGGTACGCAGCTCGTGATGAATGACATGTCGCCGGATTATGTGCGGAAGTTGATGCGGATCAAGTCGCCAGTGACTTCTGAACGGTACACAAAAAGAGCGCTGGAGAAGAAGGCTAAAGATACGTTCAACGACTTGATTGAGCCCTCTGAATCAGGTAGTGGTTTGTTTTAG
- a CDS encoding plasmid pRiA4b ORF-3 family protein, which yields MSQTCVKANSQPEAQTVYQLKITLKGIRPVIWRRVQVRGDSTLGDLHWAIQFAMGWTGAHLHSFSIQGTAHSMRRPGLGLDELDRRDESSLMLSEVVTGEKVTFFYLYDFGDAWAHEVLVEKALTAKRDTHYPVCIKAKRACPPEDCGGTWGYQALLKAIKDPKHPEHALRLEWLGTPFDPEDADLDEINDRLKTIPRDTAEFNGYIF from the coding sequence ATCTCTCAGACGTGTGTAAAGGCAAATTCTCAACCAGAAGCCCAGACTGTTTACCAGCTCAAGATCACACTCAAAGGCATTCGTCCCGTAATTTGGCGACGAGTGCAGGTGCGAGGTGACAGTACGTTAGGAGATCTGCACTGGGCGATTCAATTTGCCATGGGCTGGACGGGGGCTCATCTACACTCGTTTTCAATTCAGGGGACGGCGCATTCTATGCGCAGGCCTGGTCTGGGCCTCGATGAGTTGGATAGGCGTGACGAATCGTCGCTCATGTTGAGCGAGGTCGTGACAGGAGAGAAGGTTACGTTTTTCTACCTCTATGACTTCGGCGATGCTTGGGCGCATGAAGTCTTGGTCGAGAAGGCGCTTACGGCCAAGCGTGATACTCACTATCCTGTCTGCATTAAGGCTAAGAGGGCTTGCCCACCTGAGGATTGTGGGGGGACGTGGGGGTATCAGGCGTTGCTAAAAGCCATCAAAGACCCCAAGCATCCTGAACATGCATTGAGGCTCGAATGGTTAGGCACTCCCTTTGACCCAGAGGACGCTGACCTCGACGAGATCAATGATCGGCTCAAGACAATTCCTCGTGATACGGCTGAGTTTAATGGCTATATCTTTTGA
- a CDS encoding 3'-5' exonuclease yields the protein MAVLIDQALPSAVSRLAAKEAKRVWTFLTKFLENPAHPSLSLERITKTNNKNLWSARISQELRAVIYKDGETWTVLHADHHDAAYHWAETKQIARHSKTGALQIIASPEVVEQQIQSYDQRYDWSKTDNASSGIFDEHKDDYLLSLGVPAKWVPTLRKIKLEEVLIDAVLDLPNDVGERLLCLAAGEFVTPPTAIPAEQPLIEQQDVKRRFFVLKDSDDLLRMLEAPLETWIAFLHPSQEQLATGDFSGPVKVTGSAGTGKTVVAMHRARHLARQGKKVLLTSYVKTLCENIERNLDLLCTSEEKALITVSTVHKQALRLATSKGQKLQPVEKSYIKSLIETAHFPSCPLDPVMLLTEWETVIQDQGITRWEQYKSANRAGRGFPLSAKGREQIWPIFERMIKTLEAEGKAEWSSICRQAREFVVSGVVESPFDAVVVDELQDLQPQEIQLLGALAGKGRNTLMLVGDGGQRIYGGRFSLKGLGVNVQGRSHILRINYRTTEQIRRFADKLVGESGDDLDGGLEKRKGTVSLLKGPQPVLHPAKTQAQQWKYVAGEIKRMKKEGLDLAEMAIFSRTNADLQTIQAALTRNKVKSQIIAREGANGDGVRLGTLHRAKGLEFKSVFVVNVSDEQVPQRSLLQDVQDQQLRSDLLERERQLLYVGLTRARDEAILTWVGYPSRFLEDILTDPELEALEESAEK from the coding sequence ATGGCTGTTCTAATCGATCAGGCGCTTCCTAGCGCAGTTTCTAGACTAGCAGCCAAAGAAGCGAAGCGTGTCTGGACGTTTTTGACTAAGTTTCTAGAAAATCCGGCTCACCCGAGCTTGAGCCTTGAACGTATTACGAAGACGAACAACAAAAACCTTTGGTCAGCAAGAATTTCACAGGAGCTAAGGGCCGTCATTTACAAAGATGGTGAAACTTGGACGGTTCTACATGCTGACCATCACGATGCGGCCTATCACTGGGCTGAAACGAAGCAGATAGCGCGGCATTCTAAGACAGGAGCGTTGCAAATTATTGCATCCCCTGAGGTTGTGGAGCAGCAAATTCAGAGCTACGACCAGAGATATGACTGGAGCAAGACTGATAATGCTTCCTCAGGTATCTTTGACGAGCATAAGGATGATTATCTACTGAGCTTGGGCGTACCCGCAAAGTGGGTACCCACTTTGCGCAAGATAAAACTGGAAGAGGTGCTGATAGATGCCGTTTTAGATTTACCAAATGATGTGGGAGAGCGCCTTCTCTGTTTAGCGGCAGGTGAGTTTGTGACACCACCTACCGCTATTCCAGCTGAGCAGCCGCTAATAGAGCAACAGGATGTGAAACGTCGTTTCTTTGTCTTGAAGGACAGTGACGATTTGCTGAGAATGCTAGAGGCTCCCTTAGAGACTTGGATTGCTTTTTTGCATCCCTCTCAAGAGCAGCTAGCGACTGGGGATTTTTCTGGCCCAGTAAAAGTAACTGGAAGCGCTGGTACAGGTAAGACTGTAGTGGCAATGCATCGAGCAAGGCATTTAGCTAGACAAGGCAAGAAGGTGCTGCTGACAAGCTATGTGAAGACGCTCTGCGAGAATATTGAGCGCAATCTGGACTTGCTTTGTACGTCTGAGGAAAAAGCGTTAATTACGGTCAGTACTGTCCATAAGCAAGCGCTTAGGTTGGCGACGAGCAAGGGACAGAAGCTACAACCCGTAGAGAAGTCATATATCAAGTCTCTGATTGAAACAGCTCATTTTCCTAGCTGTCCGCTAGATCCGGTGATGCTGCTAACAGAGTGGGAAACGGTTATTCAAGACCAGGGAATCACTCGCTGGGAGCAGTACAAGAGCGCTAACCGAGCAGGGAGAGGGTTTCCTTTGTCGGCTAAGGGTAGAGAGCAGATTTGGCCAATCTTTGAGCGGATGATTAAGACGCTAGAAGCCGAAGGGAAGGCGGAATGGTCAAGTATTTGTCGGCAGGCTAGGGAATTTGTTGTTTCAGGTGTCGTCGAAAGTCCCTTTGACGCAGTGGTTGTCGATGAACTGCAAGATTTACAGCCTCAGGAGATTCAGCTGCTGGGAGCGTTAGCTGGAAAGGGAAGAAATACGCTGATGCTGGTAGGCGACGGGGGGCAGCGAATCTATGGCGGCAGGTTTAGTCTTAAGGGATTAGGCGTGAATGTGCAGGGGCGATCGCACATCCTGCGAATCAATTACCGCACCACCGAGCAAATCAGACGCTTTGCAGACAAGCTGGTTGGGGAGAGCGGCGATGATTTAGATGGTGGGTTAGAGAAGCGAAAAGGAACGGTGAGCTTGCTTAAAGGGCCGCAGCCAGTACTACATCCGGCCAAAACGCAGGCTCAGCAGTGGAAGTATGTCGCTGGCGAGATTAAGCGAATGAAGAAAGAAGGGCTGGATTTGGCTGAAATGGCTATTTTCAGCCGAACCAATGCCGACTTACAGACGATTCAGGCAGCGCTGACACGCAATAAAGTAAAAAGCCAAATCATTGCGCGCGAAGGGGCTAATGGCGACGGTGTGCGGTTGGGAACACTGCATAGAGCGAAGGGGCTTGAGTTTAAGTCTGTGTTTGTGGTGAATGTATCAGACGAGCAGGTGCCGCAGCGATCGCTACTACAAGATGTGCAAGACCAGCAGCTACGGTCGGACTTGCTAGAGCGGGAGCGGCAGCTGTTGTATGTCGGGTTAACGCGAGCAAGAGACGAGGCTATTTTGACCTGGGTAGGCTATCCAAGCCGGTTTTTAGAAGATATCTTGACTGATCCTGAATTAGAAGCGCTAGAAGAGTCGGCGGAGAAGTAG